GCGGGGTATGGCGGCCTTGGCGTATATCATCGTCCTCGTGGGTCTGTGGCTCCTGGTGTCAGCATTGCTGAACTGGGAGTGGTATGAGAGCATTCTGGAGTTTCGGCTAGCTGAGGCTTTTTTGGGGGAGGATTCCGCCCGCTGGCTTTGTGGTGTCAGCGGCGTGGTCCTGATGGGGATGGGGATAGCGTTACTGCTCGAGATGGAGTAGTTCGTCGGCCAAGCTCAGGGCGGCGGCGGGGCGGCGGAAAGCGGGCGGCCGGCGAGCCGAGAAGAGAGGGGGACCAGCGGAATGTGAGGCCAGCGGCGGACGGTAACAGACAGGGGGAAGACTGTCCGCATTGCCGTAGCTCATCCGTTATTCTGGGAAAGGCCGCTCCCGGTGGGGGTAAGGGGGAGTTGTTTCGTTTCAGCAGCCGGGGCGTGTGGCAATACCGCGGTCGAGAATCGCCTCGGGGCGGTTTCCGGCGGCCGAGCCAGATCGTTCGTTCAGCAGCGGGGACGGTGCGTGATTTCCGCGCATTCGGGCGGCAACGTCCGGCGGCCCGGTGGCGCCACCGGGCCAGGCTTGTTTGTTGTTTCGTATCACCTCACTTGAGGGGGAGACCCATGGATCGCCGAGAAATGTTGGGCTGGTTGGGGGCAGTGGGTGGGGGGTTGGCCGCGGGCGGCCCTTCCCTGCAAGCGGCGGATCATCCAGATCGGAAGG
This portion of the Thermogemmata fonticola genome encodes:
- a CDS encoding Imm17 family immunity protein; this translates as MAALAYIIVLVGLWLLVSALLNWEWYESILEFRLAEAFLGEDSARWLCGVSGVVLMGMGIALLLEME